One window of the Pseudofrankia sp. DC12 genome contains the following:
- a CDS encoding BlaI/MecI/CopY family transcriptional regulator — MVSDADANADDARDDRLGGTGLLDGALTEAGAYGADDLDDHAGAMTGVGLAAAAGRGRRRSPGSLEAEILTVLHTARRELSPAQVRERLNGGPALSYSAVVTTLTRLHGKGVVTRRRAGRAFLYVAKSDAASLVAWRMNRLLDEQADHRPALTHFVAALSPGDEALIRQLLAEGSSDRGNAPDRGWDGAARPPDARDGRRGHGSGFGGIPAGH, encoded by the coding sequence GTGGTATCCGATGCCGACGCAAACGCGGACGATGCCCGTGACGACCGCCTGGGTGGGACCGGCCTGCTGGACGGGGCCCTCACCGAGGCCGGCGCCTACGGCGCTGACGACCTCGACGACCACGCCGGAGCGATGACCGGAGTGGGGCTGGCCGCCGCCGCTGGACGCGGCCGGCGCCGGTCACCGGGGTCCCTGGAGGCCGAGATTCTCACGGTGCTGCACACCGCGCGCCGCGAGCTCTCGCCCGCACAGGTACGGGAGCGGCTCAACGGCGGCCCCGCGCTGTCCTACAGCGCCGTCGTGACGACGCTCACCCGGCTGCATGGCAAGGGCGTCGTGACGCGCCGACGAGCCGGTCGCGCGTTCCTCTATGTCGCGAAGTCCGACGCCGCGAGCCTGGTCGCCTGGCGGATGAACCGGCTGCTCGACGAGCAGGCCGACCACCGCCCAGCGCTGACCCACTTCGTCGCCGCCCTCTCGCCTGGCGACGAGGCGCTGATCCGTCAGCTGCTCGCCGAAGGGTCGTCCGACCGCGGCAACGCCCCAGACCGAGGCTGGGACGGCGCGGCTCGACCTCCTGACGCCCGAGACGGGCGGCGCGGGCACGGTTCAGGCTTCGGCGGCATACCGGCCGGACACTGA
- a CDS encoding ABC transporter ATP-binding protein, which produces MVLLEVRDVTVRYGGHVALNGVSLGVEAGRVTGLIGPNGAGKTSLFNVLTGLLTPSSGQVLLDGEDVTGLAPYRRARRGMARTFQILELFGQLTVLENVQLAARLRRRMPGRHSRTGVAWQRGPGTVDPRALLDRVGLAAMADRRADTLPTGQGRRLELARALAVRPRVLLLDEPASGQDEAETAAFGDLLGDLADEGLAILLVEHDMTLVMGVCAHLYVLDFGSLMAEGDPAGVRADPRVREAYLGTVPEPGGPADGLTLTGLAAPAGHAAGEPR; this is translated from the coding sequence TTGGTGTTGCTTGAGGTCCGCGACGTGACGGTTCGCTACGGCGGGCACGTGGCGCTGAACGGGGTCAGCCTCGGGGTCGAGGCCGGCCGGGTCACCGGGCTGATCGGGCCGAACGGTGCGGGGAAGACCAGCCTGTTCAACGTCCTGACCGGCCTGCTCACTCCCAGCTCGGGGCAGGTGCTGCTCGACGGCGAGGACGTCACCGGCCTCGCTCCCTACCGGCGGGCCCGGCGGGGCATGGCCAGGACCTTCCAGATCCTGGAGCTGTTCGGCCAGCTCACCGTGCTGGAGAACGTGCAGCTCGCGGCCAGGCTGCGCCGCCGCATGCCGGGCCGCCACTCGCGGACCGGCGTGGCATGGCAGCGCGGTCCCGGCACGGTCGACCCGCGTGCCCTGCTCGACCGGGTCGGCCTGGCCGCGATGGCCGACCGGCGGGCCGACACCCTGCCGACCGGGCAGGGCCGGCGCCTCGAGCTCGCCAGGGCGCTGGCCGTCCGGCCCCGGGTGCTGCTGCTCGACGAGCCCGCGAGCGGGCAGGACGAGGCGGAGACGGCCGCTTTCGGCGACCTGCTCGGCGACCTCGCCGACGAGGGCCTGGCGATCCTGCTCGTCGAGCACGACATGACGCTGGTCATGGGCGTGTGCGCACACTTGTACGTGCTGGACTTCGGCAGCCTGATGGCCGAGGGTGACCCGGCCGGCGTGCGGGCCGACCCGCGCGTGCGCGAGGCCTATCTCGGCACCGTTCCCGAGCCGGGCGGCCCAGCCGACGGGCTGACGCTCACGGGGCTGGCCGCGCCGGCCGGGCACGCCGCCGGGGAGCCGCGATGA
- a CDS encoding PPOX class F420-dependent oxidoreductase — protein sequence MVAMGAGEWQAFAGAGTRTGKLATVRADGRPHLAPIWFVLDREDILFNTGADTVKGRNLRRDGRASLCVDDDTPPYAFVIVNGTVTLSEDLAEVRRWAAVIGGRYMGADRAEEFGRRNGVPGELLVRLTPTSVLAERAVAD from the coding sequence ATGGTTGCGATGGGTGCGGGAGAGTGGCAGGCGTTCGCGGGGGCCGGGACGCGGACCGGGAAGCTCGCGACGGTGCGGGCGGACGGGCGGCCGCATCTGGCCCCGATCTGGTTCGTGCTCGACAGGGAGGACATCCTCTTCAACACCGGCGCCGACACGGTCAAGGGACGCAACCTGCGCCGGGACGGTCGGGCGAGCCTGTGCGTCGACGACGACACGCCGCCCTACGCGTTCGTGATCGTCAACGGCACTGTGACGCTCTCGGAGGATCTCGCCGAGGTGCGCCGGTGGGCCGCGGTGATCGGCGGGCGCTACATGGGCGCGGACCGAGCCGAGGAGTTCGGCCGCCGCAACGGCGTGCCCGGCGAGCTTCTGGTCCGTCTCACCCCGACCAGCGTCCTGGCCGAGCGCGCCGTCGCGGACTAG
- a CDS encoding ABC transporter ATP-binding protein has protein sequence MIAGLRQRRPVDAPDVAPAAAPGAPLVEVRGLRAGYGRVEVLHGVDLSVRAGQVLAILGPNGAGKSTLLRVLAGLHPCAGGDVVLGGRRVTGADPVDLARRGLCLIPEGRGVFPSLTVRENLRMMTHRRAGMSVAEVEERAVARFPRLGQRLHQPAGTMSGGEQQMLALARAIVAEPAVLLLDELSMGLAPRVVAELYETVRAVAAENVTIIVVEQFAATVLAVADIAAVLVEGRVAVAGPPAEIAGRLSSAYLLGQRPPDDSGVAAPRAAAP, from the coding sequence ATGATCGCCGGGCTGCGGCAGCGCCGGCCCGTGGACGCGCCGGACGTGGCGCCGGCCGCTGCTCCTGGAGCGCCGCTCGTCGAGGTCCGCGGGCTGCGGGCCGGCTACGGCCGGGTCGAGGTCCTCCACGGCGTGGACCTCTCCGTCCGGGCGGGTCAGGTGCTGGCGATCCTCGGTCCGAACGGGGCCGGCAAGTCGACGCTGCTGCGGGTGCTGGCCGGCCTGCACCCGTGCGCCGGCGGCGACGTCGTGCTCGGCGGGCGGCGGGTCACGGGCGCGGACCCGGTCGACCTCGCCCGCCGCGGGCTGTGCCTGATCCCGGAGGGGCGGGGCGTGTTCCCGAGTCTCACGGTCCGGGAGAACCTGCGGATGATGACGCACCGGCGGGCCGGGATGTCGGTGGCCGAGGTGGAGGAGCGGGCGGTCGCGCGGTTCCCGCGGCTCGGCCAGCGGCTGCACCAGCCGGCCGGCACGATGAGCGGCGGCGAGCAGCAGATGCTCGCCCTGGCCCGGGCGATCGTGGCCGAGCCAGCGGTGCTGCTGCTCGACGAGCTGTCGATGGGACTCGCACCCCGGGTCGTGGCCGAGCTGTACGAGACCGTGCGGGCTGTCGCCGCCGAGAACGTGACGATCATCGTGGTCGAGCAGTTCGCGGCGACGGTCCTGGCGGTCGCCGACATCGCCGCGGTGCTGGTCGAGGGACGGGTCGCCGTGGCCGGCCCGCCCGCCGAGATCGCGGGCCGGCTGTCGAGCGCCTACCTGCTCGGCCAGCGCCCGCCTGACGACTCCGGCGTGGCGGCCCCGCGCGCCGCCGCGCCATGA
- a CDS encoding TetR/AcrR family transcriptional regulator, with amino-acid sequence MSTSSTRAGGPGRGGRLGRPTAAGESERRAAIVEIAAGLFAERGYRATTVREIADAAGMLSGSLYHHFDSKESIIDELLSSFLTELQAEYAAIAAVPAPATDTIAALVRSAFAAIARHRAAVTVFQNERGYLATLPRFGYLRTSEEASQRLWLDALRAGIAAGELRADLDPKLTHRFLRDAIWVSVHWYRPDGRLAPGELAEHFLATVFDGIRARPA; translated from the coding sequence GTGAGCACCTCGTCAACCCGCGCCGGCGGGCCGGGCCGTGGCGGCCGTCTCGGGCGGCCGACCGCCGCGGGGGAGTCGGAGCGGCGGGCGGCCATCGTCGAGATCGCCGCCGGGCTGTTCGCCGAGCGCGGGTACCGGGCCACCACGGTCCGCGAGATCGCCGACGCCGCCGGCATGCTCTCCGGCAGCCTGTACCACCATTTCGACTCCAAGGAGTCGATCATCGATGAGCTGCTGTCGAGCTTCCTCACCGAGCTGCAGGCCGAGTACGCCGCGATCGCGGCTGTCCCGGCGCCGGCGACCGACACGATCGCCGCACTGGTCCGGTCGGCGTTCGCGGCGATCGCGCGGCACCGGGCCGCCGTCACCGTCTTCCAGAACGAGCGCGGCTACCTCGCGACGCTGCCGCGGTTCGGCTACCTGCGCACCTCCGAGGAGGCCAGCCAGCGGCTGTGGCTGGACGCCCTGCGGGCCGGGATCGCCGCCGGTGAGCTGCGTGCGGACCTCGACCCGAAGCTCACCCACCGGTTCCTGCGGGACGCGATCTGGGTGTCCGTGCACTGGTATCGCCCGGATGGGCGGCTGGCACCGGGCGAGCTGGCCGAGCATTTCCTCGCGACCGTCTTCGACGGCATCCGCGCCCGGCCCGCGTAG
- a CDS encoding M56 family metallopeptidase, with protein MVRELVLCALVAPLLGTLVMRLLADRVAAGVAVVAFTVSACLLALATALVLFASGIHTTTAIVKTGKRGWTTEAWADAGRDAWLSGPFAIVAIVAAVSAIRAFHRQRAALRAAEDEAAALPGEDLVVVVPGTAPDAFTLPGVRGRIVVTEALRDALSSDELKVVLAHERAHLACHHHRYVDAARLAAAGQPLLRPVARLVEYGVERWADERAALEIGDRALVARTIGAVALATAAAGSAAPARSASASPSSGKPAPARRLSARAAAPAPGASWCPTHQSGRHPVEPHALRITSPAWLVDRPRRTPSRWRPRYARLRPAQPGPVPRRVSALLRPLPSSRHRMLVTIPAILSLSSCLWAGNIVYDVHTPLRIALTVEDQFGP; from the coding sequence ATGGTCCGCGAGCTGGTCCTGTGCGCGCTCGTCGCGCCGCTGCTGGGCACGCTCGTGATGCGGCTGCTCGCCGACCGGGTGGCGGCCGGAGTCGCCGTCGTGGCGTTCACCGTGTCAGCCTGCCTGCTGGCACTCGCCACGGCGCTGGTGCTGTTCGCCAGCGGCATCCACACGACGACGGCGATCGTGAAGACAGGCAAGCGCGGCTGGACCACCGAGGCGTGGGCCGACGCCGGCCGAGACGCGTGGCTGTCCGGTCCGTTCGCGATCGTCGCGATCGTCGCGGCGGTATCCGCGATCCGCGCCTTCCACCGGCAGCGGGCGGCCCTGCGGGCCGCCGAGGACGAGGCCGCGGCGCTGCCAGGTGAGGACCTCGTGGTCGTCGTGCCCGGCACGGCGCCGGACGCGTTCACGCTGCCCGGCGTTCGCGGCCGGATCGTGGTCACCGAGGCGCTGCGGGACGCGTTGAGCAGCGACGAGCTCAAGGTCGTGCTGGCGCACGAGCGGGCACACCTCGCCTGTCACCACCACCGCTACGTCGACGCGGCCCGGCTCGCCGCCGCCGGCCAGCCACTGCTGCGCCCGGTCGCCCGGCTGGTCGAGTACGGCGTCGAGCGCTGGGCCGACGAACGGGCCGCGCTCGAGATCGGGGACCGGGCTCTGGTCGCCCGGACCATCGGTGCCGTCGCGCTGGCCACCGCCGCCGCTGGCTCGGCGGCCCCGGCCCGGTCGGCGTCCGCGTCACCGTCCTCCGGGAAGCCGGCCCCGGCCCGGCGGCTGTCGGCCCGAGCGGCCGCGCCGGCGCCCGGCGCCTCCTGGTGCCCGACGCACCAGTCCGGCCGTCATCCGGTCGAGCCGCACGCGCTGCGGATCACCTCGCCCGCCTGGCTGGTCGACCGCCCGCGGCGCACCCCCAGCAGGTGGCGGCCCCGTTACGCCCGGCTGCGCCCGGCTCAGCCCGGCCCGGTCCCGCGCCGCGTCAGCGCCCTGCTGCGGCCGCTGCCGAGCAGCAGGCACCGGATGCTGGTCACCATCCCCGCGATCCTGTCGCTGAGCTCCTGCCTGTGGGCCGGCAACATCGTTTACGACGTCCACACCCCGTTGCGGATCGCCCTGACCGTCGAGGACCAGTTCGGGCCCTGA
- a CDS encoding ABC transporter permease, which yields MHEFLVFTISGLTTAGIYAISASGLTLTYVTTGVFNIAHGATGMLAAFVYWQLRYGWGWPTPVALLLCVCVAAPLFGLLLERVVMRRLAGAPETTRLVVTVAVLVVLVSVDQWIWDPSEFRGSRELFAGRGVHLGDIQVPYNDLIVLLVAAAVAGALWLLLHRSRAGIAMRARVDDPALATLNGARPRTSARLAWMIGTALAALAGILIAPKLTMSAIPLTLLIVNAYAAAVIGRLRSLPMTFAGALVVGLLSDFAVGYLPKISYGQQYLRGVLPVVPVLVLLVALLVLRASRLRGRPSLAVREITPTPTWAGGLWFCTAVLFAALIAATTMRPADLFASTSMWGLAIVGLSMVPLVGYAGRISLCQLSFAGIGGAVVAHAGHGGDPAALLLAAAVAAVVGAVVSLPALRLSGIYLALLTGAFAVTLDNWIFQLPSFTVAGHRFDFFEGGTLSVDRFRLGSFHTDSSKAFFFTGAVLFVAAALVVIAVRRSELGQRLIAVKESPAASATLGMNVRLTTLVVFTLSAAIAGLGGGVYASAVRSTTADAFSFFTGLTLLLLVVVGGVSSIGSGLAAGVLLGSAAVSSAAGDSAGRVTATVTGLAALALAANPNGLIPSVLRPAYEPVRRAPVVLVGAVGVVAAFWALELAHLVTGGLFLVVVAVVAAAAPLVARAVVGGSWAAAAPNPALAAVSARAPAEGPDAGLSGPLEWLGFDAPVSRADLDVLDARLALDTVDPGLPREVRVGVA from the coding sequence ATGCACGAGTTCCTGGTCTTCACGATCAGTGGCCTGACGACGGCCGGGATCTACGCGATCAGCGCGTCCGGGCTGACCCTCACCTACGTCACCACCGGCGTGTTCAACATCGCCCACGGCGCGACCGGCATGCTCGCCGCGTTCGTCTACTGGCAGTTGCGCTACGGCTGGGGCTGGCCGACACCGGTGGCGCTGCTGCTCTGCGTCTGCGTAGCCGCCCCGCTGTTCGGGCTGCTGCTGGAACGGGTGGTGATGCGCCGGCTCGCCGGCGCCCCCGAGACCACCAGGCTGGTCGTCACCGTGGCGGTGCTCGTCGTCCTGGTCTCGGTCGACCAGTGGATCTGGGACCCCAGCGAGTTCCGCGGCTCGCGGGAGCTGTTCGCCGGCCGGGGCGTCCATCTCGGCGACATCCAGGTGCCGTACAACGATCTGATCGTCCTGCTGGTCGCGGCGGCGGTCGCCGGCGCGCTGTGGCTGTTGCTGCACCGCAGCCGGGCCGGCATCGCGATGCGGGCCCGGGTCGACGACCCGGCGCTCGCGACGCTGAACGGTGCCCGGCCGCGGACGTCGGCGCGGCTGGCCTGGATGATCGGCACCGCACTGGCGGCGCTCGCCGGCATCCTGATCGCGCCCAAGCTGACCATGTCGGCCATCCCGCTCACGCTGCTCATCGTCAACGCCTACGCGGCCGCCGTCATCGGGAGGCTGCGCAGCCTTCCGATGACGTTCGCCGGCGCGCTCGTCGTCGGGCTGCTGTCCGACTTCGCCGTCGGCTACCTGCCGAAGATCAGCTACGGCCAGCAGTACCTGCGCGGCGTGCTGCCGGTGGTGCCGGTCCTGGTGCTGCTGGTGGCGTTGCTGGTGCTGCGGGCCTCCCGGCTGCGCGGCCGGCCGTCGCTGGCCGTCCGGGAGATCACCCCGACGCCGACCTGGGCCGGTGGGCTGTGGTTCTGCACCGCGGTCCTGTTCGCCGCGCTGATCGCCGCGACGACGATGCGCCCGGCCGACCTGTTCGCCTCCACCTCGATGTGGGGGCTCGCGATCGTCGGCCTGTCGATGGTGCCACTGGTCGGCTACGCGGGCCGCATCTCGCTGTGCCAGCTGAGCTTCGCCGGGATCGGCGGCGCGGTCGTCGCGCACGCCGGGCACGGCGGCGATCCGGCGGCCCTGCTGCTGGCCGCCGCCGTCGCGGCCGTCGTCGGCGCCGTCGTCTCACTGCCGGCGCTGCGGCTGTCCGGGATCTACCTGGCGCTGCTGACCGGCGCGTTCGCCGTCACACTGGACAACTGGATCTTCCAGCTGCCGTCGTTCACCGTCGCCGGCCACCGCTTCGACTTCTTCGAGGGCGGCACGCTGTCCGTCGACCGGTTCCGGCTCGGGTCCTTCCACACCGACTCCTCGAAGGCGTTCTTCTTCACCGGCGCGGTGCTGTTCGTCGCCGCGGCCCTCGTCGTCATCGCGGTGCGGCGCAGCGAGCTCGGCCAGCGGCTGATCGCGGTCAAGGAGAGCCCGGCGGCGTCGGCCACGCTCGGGATGAACGTCCGGCTGACGACGTTGGTCGTGTTCACCCTCTCGGCCGCGATCGCCGGGCTCGGCGGCGGTGTCTACGCCTCGGCGGTGCGCTCGACCACCGCGGACGCGTTCAGCTTCTTCACCGGGCTGACGCTGCTGCTGCTCGTCGTGGTCGGCGGGGTGAGCTCGATCGGCAGCGGGCTGGCCGCCGGCGTGCTGCTCGGCAGCGCCGCCGTCAGCAGCGCCGCCGGGGACTCGGCGGGCAGGGTCACCGCGACCGTCACCGGACTGGCCGCGCTCGCGCTGGCCGCCAACCCGAACGGCCTGATCCCCTCGGTGCTGCGGCCCGCCTACGAGCCGGTGCGCCGGGCGCCCGTCGTGCTCGTCGGCGCGGTCGGCGTCGTGGCCGCGTTCTGGGCGCTGGAGCTGGCCCACCTGGTCACCGGCGGGCTGTTCCTCGTGGTCGTCGCGGTGGTCGCGGCCGCGGCGCCGCTGGTCGCGCGGGCCGTCGTCGGCGGCTCCTGGGCGGCGGCCGCGCCGAACCCGGCGCTGGCCGCCGTCAGCGCCCGGGCGCCGGCCGAGGGGCCGGACGCCGGGCTGTCGGGCCCGCTGGAGTGGCTCGGCTTCGACGCGCCGGTGAGCCGGGCCGACCTCGACGTGCTCGACGCCCGGCTCGCGCTGGACACCGTCGATCCCGGTCTGCCGCGGGAGGTCCGCGTTGGTGTTGCTTGA